A genomic window from Flavobacterium azooxidireducens includes:
- a CDS encoding DUF1573 domain-containing protein: MLRKSIFAMFVFASLLSCKKEDALSKIDPNSKDIPINEYVGNPQATPAQENPVKQNTNPETNQVTPPPADGKYPVMTFNKKEHDFGVINEGAKVETTFTFTNTGEADLIIANASGSCGCTVPEFPKEPIKPGKTGKMKVSFDSNGKPGMQQKSVNITANTASGKDVLTIKANVTPKPKADAPAVTNQ, encoded by the coding sequence ATGTTAAGAAAATCAATTTTTGCGATGTTCGTTTTTGCATCATTACTTTCTTGTAAAAAAGAAGATGCACTTTCTAAAATCGATCCAAACAGTAAAGATATTCCAATCAATGAATATGTTGGAAATCCACAAGCAACACCAGCACAAGAAAATCCGGTTAAACAAAATACAAATCCGGAGACAAATCAAGTAACTCCACCACCGGCAGACGGTAAATATCCGGTAATGACGTTCAACAAAAAAGAACATGATTTTGGTGTAATAAATGAAGGTGCTAAAGTAGAAACAACTTTTACTTTTACCAATACAGGAGAAGCCGACTTAATTATTGCTAATGCTTCAGGATCATGTGGTTGTACTGTTCCTGAATTCCCAAAAGAACCAATTAAACCAGGCAAAACAGGAAAAATGAAAGTATCTTTCGACAGTAACGGAAAACCTGGAATGCAACAAAAATCGGTTAACATCACAGCTAATACAGCTTCCGGAAAAGATGTTTTAACCATCAAAGCAAACGTAACACCAAAACCAAAAGCAGATGCTCCTGCTGTAACTAATCAATAA
- a CDS encoding YdeI/OmpD-associated family protein — protein sequence MEDKKTWNRNQKWLEEIELLKSIIVKTDLVETTKWGGIVYTWNNRNIIGIGGFKDYFTIWFFNGVFLSDEKNVLVNAGEGVTKGLRQWRFTSKEEVNEKLVLHYVNQAIENEKNGLSIKPEKKEVKPSDFFLSKLNEDTTLVEKFNAFSPFKQKEFIEYIDSAKQEKTKHDRFEKIKPMLLANIGLNDKYRK from the coding sequence ATGGAAGACAAAAAAACTTGGAACAGAAATCAAAAATGGCTTGAAGAAATTGAATTACTCAAATCCATCATCGTGAAAACCGATTTAGTAGAAACCACCAAATGGGGCGGAATTGTTTATACTTGGAACAACCGCAACATCATTGGAATTGGCGGATTTAAAGACTATTTTACGATTTGGTTTTTTAATGGTGTCTTTCTTTCAGATGAAAAAAATGTGTTGGTGAATGCCGGAGAAGGTGTTACGAAAGGATTACGACAATGGCGATTTACATCAAAAGAAGAAGTAAACGAAAAATTAGTTCTTCACTACGTCAATCAAGCCATTGAAAATGAAAAAAACGGACTTTCGATTAAGCCGGAAAAAAAAGAAGTAAAACCGTCTGATTTTTTTCTTTCAAAATTGAATGAAGATACCACTTTGGTTGAAAAATTCAATGCTTTTTCACCCTTTAAACAAAAAGAATTCATCGAATACATTGATTCTGCCAAACAGGAAAAAACAAAACACGACCGTTTTGAAAAAATAAAACCGATGCTTTTGGCAAACATCGGTTTAAATGATAAGTATCGAAAATAA
- a CDS encoding DUF2971 domain-containing protein, translating to MKIYKYCPPKRNHLTNLVKSELWFRSPNNFDDNLDSNLPHKQIPTIQIVNQFETDLNNYSIEVIKHLTPPKGLILPMQNPDDRSFENLFKNFKQNCIGITCFTGKPSNKKMWNEFAENETGFCLGFETENDNAFFRELEEVKYYKELPKPDYSNPILEKELEINFLSKLSKYKFEEELRLIKLQSGGIRFNKESLQEIILGRNISNYTEKRIMNILKGNYKHEIIVRKNI from the coding sequence ATGAAAATCTACAAATACTGTCCGCCTAAAAGAAATCATCTGACAAATCTTGTAAAAAGTGAATTATGGTTTAGATCGCCAAATAATTTCGATGATAACTTAGATTCTAATTTACCTCATAAACAAATTCCAACTATTCAAATCGTCAATCAATTTGAAACTGACTTAAATAATTATTCCATCGAAGTAATAAAACATTTAACTCCTCCAAAAGGTCTTATCTTGCCCATGCAAAATCCAGACGATCGAAGTTTTGAAAATTTGTTTAAAAACTTCAAACAAAATTGTATCGGAATAACTTGTTTCACAGGAAAGCCTAGCAATAAAAAAATGTGGAATGAATTTGCTGAGAATGAAACTGGGTTTTGTTTAGGATTTGAAACTGAAAATGATAATGCATTTTTTAGAGAATTGGAGGAAGTAAAATATTATAAAGAACTTCCAAAACCTGATTATTCAAATCCCATTTTGGAAAAAGAATTAGAAATCAATTTTCTAAGCAAACTTTCAAAATATAAATTTGAAGAAGAATTAAGATTAATTAAACTTCAATCGGGCGGAATAAGATTTAATAAAGAATCTTTGCAAGAAATTATCCTTGGCAGAAATATTAGTAATTACACTGAAAAACGTATTATGAATATTTTAAAAGGCAACTATAAACACGAAATAATAGTTAGAAAAAATATATGA
- a CDS encoding Glu/Leu/Phe/Val family dehydrogenase, which translates to MIAEVTTPKELQKMDPVFGQVSFDNHEQIVFCNDKDTGLKAIIGIHNTVLGPALGGTRMWNYTNEWEALNDVLRLSRGMTFKSAITGLNLGGGKAVIIGDAKTQKTPELMRKFGEFVHSLSGKYITAEDVGMQTEDMDTVRDVTPYVTGISESRGGSGNPSPVTAFGVYMGMKAAAKYKFGSESLAGIKVLVQGIGHVGETLVDYLTKEGAIVTISDINEARLKEVGAHYGAKVFNGSDLYAADVDIYAPCALGATINDDTVYKLNASIVAGAANNQLANENIHGKILQERGILYAPDFLINAGGIINVYAEIEHYDKAEAMRRTENIYNTTLEIFDYAVKNNITTHQAALTIAQNRINLRKKESGK; encoded by the coding sequence ATGATAGCAGAAGTAACAACTCCTAAAGAACTTCAAAAAATGGATCCGGTTTTTGGACAAGTATCCTTTGATAATCATGAGCAAATTGTTTTTTGCAATGACAAAGATACTGGTTTAAAGGCAATAATTGGAATTCATAACACAGTTTTAGGACCAGCATTGGGTGGAACAAGAATGTGGAACTACACCAATGAATGGGAAGCTTTGAACGATGTTTTACGTTTATCACGCGGAATGACTTTTAAATCTGCTATCACAGGATTAAACCTTGGCGGAGGAAAAGCAGTGATTATTGGTGATGCTAAAACGCAAAAAACACCGGAATTAATGCGAAAGTTTGGTGAATTCGTTCATTCATTAAGCGGAAAGTATATTACTGCAGAGGATGTAGGAATGCAGACCGAAGATATGGATACTGTGAGAGATGTAACACCTTACGTAACCGGAATTTCTGAATCAAGAGGTGGATCAGGAAACCCCTCTCCCGTAACTGCTTTTGGTGTTTACATGGGAATGAAAGCAGCTGCAAAATATAAATTTGGTTCAGAATCATTAGCCGGAATCAAAGTTTTGGTGCAAGGAATTGGCCATGTTGGCGAAACTTTGGTTGATTATTTAACAAAAGAAGGTGCAATTGTGACCATTTCTGATATAAATGAAGCTCGTTTGAAAGAAGTTGGTGCTCATTATGGTGCAAAAGTTTTCAATGGTTCTGATCTATATGCAGCCGATGTTGACATTTATGCTCCTTGTGCATTAGGAGCTACCATCAATGATGATACAGTTTATAAATTGAATGCCTCTATTGTAGCCGGTGCAGCCAATAATCAATTAGCAAATGAAAACATTCACGGAAAAATTCTTCAAGAAAGAGGAATTTTGTATGCTCCCGATTTCTTAATCAACGCCGGTGGAATCATAAATGTTTATGCAGAAATTGAACATTATGACAAAGCAGAAGCAATGAGAAGAACGGAAAACATCTACAATACAACGTTGGAAATCTTTGATTATGCTGTGAAAAACAATATCACAACGCATCAAGCAGCTTTAACAATTGCTCAAAATAGAATAAATCTACGTAAAAAAGAAAGCGGGAAATAA
- a CDS encoding DUF2975 domain-containing protein codes for MSKKNNFVFTVLHIVAWIIFVGLCIEVGGLVVNFVFSIFKPEVVQNLYQKLDLSEMYENSKPVFFGVYGFILFISILKAYLFYLVIMLLMKIDLSKPFSTYVSNKITKISYLTLSIGLISYIAQGIVKNLEHYGLQIDTLNPFWADSQAFVLMAAVVYVIATIFARGVEIQEENDLTV; via the coding sequence ATGTCAAAAAAGAATAATTTCGTGTTTACAGTTCTGCACATCGTTGCTTGGATCATTTTCGTTGGCTTGTGTATTGAAGTCGGCGGTTTAGTAGTCAATTTTGTTTTCAGTATTTTCAAACCTGAAGTCGTACAAAACTTATATCAAAAATTAGATTTAAGTGAAATGTATGAAAATAGTAAACCCGTTTTTTTTGGTGTGTATGGTTTTATCCTTTTCATCTCGATTCTCAAAGCCTATCTATTCTATCTTGTTATCATGCTTTTGATGAAAATTGATTTGTCTAAACCATTCAGCACTTATGTATCCAATAAAATCACAAAAATTAGCTACTTAACACTATCAATAGGACTCATCAGTTACATCGCTCAAGGAATCGTTAAAAACCTTGAACACTATGGTCTACAAATAGACACCTTAAACCCATTTTGGGCAGATAGTCAGGCGTTTGTTCTCATGGCGGCAGTTGTGTATGTTATTGCCACCATTTTTGCAAGAGGTGTAGAAATTCAAGAAGAAAATGATTTAACCGTTTAA
- a CDS encoding ABC transporter ATP-binding protein, translated as MKELHYLNKYFIKYKYRFLLGIIITIVAQIFSLFIPKLVSKSMNIIDAYIKNPISDTSLIKKELLISLGLIIGATVIAGFLTFLMRQTLIVMSRHVEFDLKNEVFQQYERLSQSFYKRNRTGDLMNRISEDVGKVRMYVGPAVMYTINTFIRFAIVIIYMYNVSPKLTLYTILPLPLLSYFIFKLSVEINNRSRIYQENLSTLSSFSQEMFSGIRVIKAYALEGQNKKEFNGLAQESRDKNMSLALVNSLFGPLMILLIGLSNLVVIYFGGMMYVDGTIENIGTIAEFILYVNMLTWPVASIGWVSSLVQEAEASQKRINEFLKIEPEIKNHNPNNDTIQGSIAFKNVSFTYEDTNIQALKDISFEVKKGETLAILGKTGSGKSTLLSLICRLYDVEKGSITMDGKKLADLNLHDLRNSIGIVPQDAFLFSDSIKNNIKFGKEDATDEEVIEAAKQAIVHDNIINFKNKYDTVLGERGITLSGGQKQRVSIARAIIKDPEILLFDDCLSAVDTETEEQILNNLFEICKNKTTLIVSHRVSSAKNADKIIILEEGEIIQQGTHFQLLNQEGYYKELYLKQLSEKELS; from the coding sequence ATGAAAGAACTACATTATTTAAATAAATATTTCATAAAATATAAATACCGTTTTTTGTTAGGTATTATCATTACAATTGTTGCACAAATATTCTCACTATTTATTCCAAAACTAGTAAGTAAATCAATGAATATTATTGATGCGTATATTAAAAACCCAATTAGCGACACCAGTTTAATCAAAAAAGAACTGCTCATTAGTTTAGGATTAATCATTGGAGCAACTGTAATTGCAGGATTTTTGACGTTTTTAATGCGACAAACTTTGATAGTAATGTCTCGCCATGTTGAATTCGACCTGAAGAATGAAGTTTTTCAACAATATGAACGTTTATCGCAAAGTTTTTACAAAAGAAACCGAACGGGAGATTTAATGAACCGGATTTCGGAAGATGTGGGTAAAGTCCGTATGTATGTTGGTCCGGCCGTTATGTACACCATCAACACCTTCATCCGCTTTGCCATTGTGATTATATATATGTATAATGTTTCACCTAAACTGACCTTATATACTATTCTCCCATTGCCGCTTCTCTCCTACTTCATTTTTAAATTGAGTGTGGAAATCAATAACAGAAGTCGCATTTATCAAGAAAATCTATCTACACTTTCCAGTTTTTCACAGGAAATGTTTTCCGGAATTAGAGTGATAAAAGCCTATGCTTTGGAAGGACAAAACAAAAAAGAATTTAACGGTTTAGCACAAGAAAGTCGTGATAAGAATATGAGTTTAGCATTAGTAAATTCATTATTTGGACCATTAATGATTTTGTTGATTGGATTGAGCAACTTAGTTGTGATTTATTTCGGCGGAATGATGTATGTAGACGGAACTATTGAAAACATTGGTACTATAGCCGAATTTATTTTGTATGTCAACATGCTTACTTGGCCAGTTGCATCTATCGGATGGGTTTCGTCATTGGTTCAGGAAGCCGAAGCCTCTCAAAAACGTATCAACGAATTTTTAAAAATTGAACCGGAAATTAAAAACCATAATCCAAATAACGATACGATTCAAGGTTCCATAGCTTTTAAAAATGTGAGTTTTACTTATGAAGACACTAATATTCAAGCTTTAAAAGATATTTCATTTGAAGTGAAGAAAGGTGAAACCTTAGCTATTTTAGGAAAAACAGGTTCAGGAAAATCTACACTTCTTTCTTTGATTTGCAGATTATATGATGTGGAAAAAGGTTCGATTACTATGGATGGAAAAAAATTGGCCGATTTAAATCTGCATGATTTACGAAACAGCATTGGAATTGTTCCGCAAGATGCCTTTTTGTTTTCGGATAGCATCAAAAATAATATCAAATTCGGAAAAGAAGATGCCACAGATGAGGAAGTTATTGAAGCGGCTAAACAAGCCATCGTTCACGACAATATCATCAACTTTAAAAATAAATATGATACTGTTTTAGGTGAAAGAGGAATCACACTTTCCGGAGGACAAAAACAGCGGGTTTCAATTGCCAGAGCAATTATAAAAGATCCTGAAATTTTGCTTTTTGATGATTGCTTATCTGCCGTTGATACAGAAACGGAAGAACAAATTCTGAATAACTTATTTGAGATTTGTAAAAATAAAACTACACTAATTGTCAGCCATCGTGTTTCATCAGCTAAAAATGCAGATAAAATTATCATCCTCGAAGAAGGAGAAATTATACAACAAGGCACTCATTTTCAATTATTAAATCAAGAAGGTTATTATAAAGAATTGTATTTGAAACAACTTTCTGAAAAAGAATTGTCGTAA
- a CDS encoding helix-turn-helix domain-containing protein, whose protein sequence is MPIIVNVDVMMAKRKMSLNELSEKVDLTLSNLSILKTGKAKAIRFSTLEAICNALDCQPGDILEYKEEKRS, encoded by the coding sequence ATGCCAATTATAGTAAATGTAGATGTCATGATGGCAAAGAGAAAAATGTCGCTTAATGAGCTATCCGAAAAAGTTGATCTCACGTTGTCCAACCTTTCTATTCTAAAAACAGGAAAAGCAAAAGCAATCCGGTTCTCTACTCTGGAAGCTATTTGTAATGCGTTAGATTGTCAACCGGGTGATATTTTGGAATATAAAGAGGAGAAGAGAAGCTAA
- a CDS encoding DUF4397 domain-containing protein, which produces MKKITKLLWLSLVFLSNISIAQTARVQVIHNSPDLAATQVDVYVNGGLLLNNFAFRTATPFIDVPAGVELSIDVAPSTSTSSAESLYNLTATLADGETYILVANGIVSPTGYSVGPNFAINVFAQGREAASVTTNTDVLVNHGSPDAPTVDVVETSLPAGTIVDNISFPNFAGYLELPNLDFTLDVRDATGTVTVVSYQAPLQTLGLDGAAITVLASGFLDPSVNSNGPAFGLWVALASGGDLIPLPLVETPTARVQAIHNSPDLAAAVVDIYVNDELFLNDFAFRTATPFIDIPAGVELTIDVAPSTSTSSAESLYNITATLEEGETYIIVASGIVSPTGYSPNQPFELYALPIGREEASVPTNTDVIVVHGSPDAPTVDVVETSLPAGTLIDNISYPQYSPYLELPNLDFILDVRDATGTVTVASYQAPLQTLGLEGAAITVLASGFLDPSVNSNGPAFGLWVALASGGDLIPLPLVETPTARLQAIHNSPDLAAALVDVYVNDELLLNDFAFRTATPFIDVPAGVELSIDVAPSTSTSSAESLYNLTATLTEGETYILVANGIVSPTGYSVEPNFAINVFAQGREAASVATNTDVLVNHGSPDAPTVDVVETSVPAGTIVDNISFPEFQGYLELPNLDFTLDVRDATGTVTVASYQAPLQTLGLDGAAITVLASGFLDPSVNSNGPAFGLWVALASGGNLIPLPQIPLSVNNFDLNSVSLYPNPARETITLSIPFDYENFKATIYDLSGRQVKTVSDPNNIDVSDLNSGMYILNTTLNDLSFNQKFVKN; this is translated from the coding sequence ATCCTCTGCCGAAAGTTTATATAATCTAACAGCTACTTTAGCAGATGGCGAAACTTACATTTTAGTTGCTAACGGAATTGTGAGTCCAACCGGATATTCTGTTGGACCAAACTTTGCCATTAATGTATTTGCACAAGGTCGTGAAGCTGCTTCTGTTACAACCAATACTGACGTTCTAGTAAACCACGGTTCGCCTGATGCTCCTACCGTTGATGTGGTTGAAACTTCTTTACCTGCAGGAACAATCGTAGACAACATCTCTTTCCCTAATTTTGCAGGCTATTTAGAATTACCAAATCTTGACTTTACATTAGACGTTCGTGATGCAACCGGAACTGTAACAGTAGTTTCTTACCAAGCTCCGCTTCAAACTTTAGGATTAGATGGAGCAGCAATTACAGTGTTAGCAAGTGGTTTCCTAGATCCATCAGTAAATAGTAATGGACCTGCTTTTGGACTATGGGTGGCGTTAGCTTCAGGTGGAGATTTGATTCCGTTACCTTTAGTGGAAACTCCAACGGCTCGCGTTCAAGCTATTCATAACTCCCCTGATTTAGCAGCTGCTGTAGTAGATATTTATGTAAATGACGAATTGTTTTTAAATGATTTTGCCTTCAGAACTGCAACACCATTTATTGATATTCCAGCCGGAGTAGAATTAACCATCGATGTTGCTCCTTCAACCAGTACTTCTTCTGCAGAAAGTCTTTACAACATAACAGCAACGCTTGAAGAAGGAGAAACTTATATTATTGTAGCGAGCGGAATCGTTTCGCCAACAGGCTATTCTCCAAACCAACCGTTTGAACTTTATGCATTGCCAATTGGCAGAGAAGAGGCTTCGGTTCCAACCAATACAGATGTGATAGTTGTACATGGTTCACCGGATGCTCCAACAGTTGATGTGGTAGAAACCTCCCTACCAGCCGGAACACTTATAGATAATATTTCTTATCCTCAATATTCTCCTTATTTAGAATTACCAAATCTTGATTTCATACTTGATGTTCGTGATGCAACCGGAACAGTAACCGTAGCTTCTTATCAAGCTCCTTTACAAACATTAGGTCTTGAAGGTGCTGCCATCACAGTTTTAGCAAGCGGTTTCCTTGACCCATCTGTAAACAGCAATGGTCCAGCATTCGGATTATGGGTAGCGTTGGCTTCGGGTGGTGATTTAATTCCGCTGCCATTAGTAGAAACACCAACTGCACGTTTGCAAGCTATTCACAACTCTCCTGATTTAGCTGCGGCTTTAGTGGATGTGTATGTGAATGATGAATTATTACTAAACGATTTTGCTTTCAGAACTGCAACACCATTTATCGATGTGCCTGCCGGAGTTGAATTAAGTATAGACGTTGCTCCGTCAACCAGTACTTCTTCTGCGGAAAGCTTATATAATTTAACAGCTACTTTAACCGAAGGTGAAACGTATATTTTGGTTGCCAATGGAATTGTGAGTCCAACAGGATATTCCGTAGAGCCAAACTTTGCCATCAATGTGTTTGCTCAAGGTCGTGAAGCGGCTTCAGTTGCAACAAATACAGATGTTTTAGTAAATCACGGTTCACCGGATGCACCAACTGTTGATGTAGTTGAAACGTCTGTACCAGCCGGAACAATTGTTGATAATATTTCTTTTCCTGAATTTCAAGGTTATTTAGAATTACCAAATCTTGATTTCACGTTAGATGTTCGTGATGCAACCGGAACAGTAACTGTGGCTTCTTACCAAGCTCCACTTCAAACATTAGGATTAGACGGTGCAGCTATTACTGTGTTAGCAAGTGGTTTCCTTGATCCTTCTGTAAATAGTAATGGACCTGCTTTTGGACTTTGGGTTGCTTTGGCTTCGGGTGGCAATTTAATTCCGCTACCGCAAATACCTTTAAGTGTAAATAATTTTGATTTGAATTCCGTTTCGTTATATCCAAATCCGGCAAGAGAAACCATTACTCTTTCCATTCCTTTTGACTACGAAAATTTCAAAGCAACGATTTACGACCTAAGCGGAAGACAAGTTAAAACCGTTTCAGACCCTAACAACATTGACGTAAGCGATTTAAATAGTGGTATGTATATCTTGAATACAACCCTCAACGATCTTAGTTTTAATCAAAAGTTTGTGAAAAACTAA
- a CDS encoding PUR family DNA/RNA-binding protein, whose amino-acid sequence MRENEMLEKDEIFSKVLRAGRRTYFFDVRATKADDYYITITESKKFTEEDGSFHFKKHKIYLYKEDFVAFKEILDDMTAYVLDHKGEEVISERHQKDFKKEYTSETVESEDAPKASFTDIDFDDI is encoded by the coding sequence ATGAGAGAAAACGAAATGTTAGAAAAAGACGAAATTTTTTCTAAAGTTTTAAGAGCAGGCAGAAGAACCTATTTCTTCGATGTTAGAGCAACCAAAGCAGACGACTATTACATTACCATCACAGAAAGTAAAAAATTTACAGAAGAAGATGGTTCTTTCCACTTTAAAAAACACAAAATTTATTTATACAAAGAAGATTTTGTCGCTTTTAAAGAAATTCTAGACGATATGACTGCCTATGTTTTAGACCATAAAGGTGAAGAAGTTATTTCAGAAAGACATCAAAAAGATTTCAAAAAAGAATATACTTCTGAAACAGTTGAAAGTGAAGATGCTCCAAAAGCGAGTTTTACCGACATTGATTTCGACGATATTTAA
- the yajC gene encoding preprotein translocase subunit YajC, protein MENIQSLLPFLLMFVVIYFFMIRPQQKRAKQEKEFESSLKVGDRIITKSGLHGKIAEVSEGTVVIETMSGKLKMERSAISMEMSAKLVEKK, encoded by the coding sequence ATGGAAAATATTCAATCGTTATTACCGTTTTTATTAATGTTTGTGGTCATTTATTTTTTTATGATCAGACCGCAACAAAAACGTGCAAAACAAGAAAAAGAATTTGAAAGCAGTTTAAAAGTAGGCGATAGAATTATCACCAAAAGCGGACTTCACGGAAAAATTGCAGAAGTATCAGAAGGTACAGTGGTGATTGAAACCATGTCCGGAAAATTAAAAATGGAACGCTCAGCTATTTCTATGGAAATGAGTGCCAAATTAGTAGAAAAGAAATAA
- the pepT gene encoding peptidase T — translation MQHIIDRFISYVTIDTESDPNSETTPSSKKQLVLANNLVKELKDIGMDDVTMDEKGYIMATLPSNVEHEVPVIGFISHYDTTPDFTGANVKPQIIQNYDGKDIVLNAEQNIVLSPSYFSDLLQYKGQTIITTDGTTLLGADDKAGITEIVTAMEFLIKNPQIKHGKIRVGFTPDEEIGRGAHHFDVEKFGADWAYTMDGSQIGELEYENFNAAGAKIIFKGKSVHPGYAKGKMINSMLLASKFISKLPKKEVPEETKGYEGFFHVTGITGSIEESTVLLIIRDHDKKLFKKRKEFLHDLTAKFNKKFKKQFGDDIAIIEIKDQYYNMKEKVEPVFHIVKIAEKAMKKLDIKPLIKPIRGGTDGCQLSYKGLPCPNIFAGGHNFHGKYEYVPVESMQKAVEVIVKIAELTAEKK, via the coding sequence ATGCAACATATCATCGACCGGTTCATCAGCTATGTAACGATTGACACCGAATCTGATCCGAATTCAGAAACCACTCCAAGTTCAAAAAAACAATTAGTATTAGCCAATAATTTAGTCAAAGAACTGAAAGACATTGGCATGGATGATGTAACGATGGACGAAAAAGGCTATATCATGGCTACTTTACCAAGCAATGTAGAACATGAAGTTCCGGTGATTGGTTTTATTTCGCATTATGACACTACGCCGGATTTTACGGGTGCAAATGTGAAACCGCAAATCATCCAAAATTATGATGGCAAAGATATTGTGTTGAATGCCGAGCAAAATATTGTGTTGTCTCCCTCCTATTTTAGCGATTTGTTGCAGTACAAAGGACAAACCATCATTACAACAGACGGAACTACTCTTTTAGGTGCCGATGACAAAGCCGGAATTACCGAAATTGTTACCGCAATGGAATTTCTAATCAAGAATCCTCAAATCAAACACGGAAAAATTCGGGTTGGTTTTACGCCCGATGAAGAAATTGGTCGTGGTGCTCATCATTTTGATGTAGAAAAATTTGGAGCCGACTGGGCTTATACGATGGATGGCAGTCAGATTGGCGAATTGGAATATGAAAACTTTAATGCTGCCGGAGCAAAAATTATCTTCAAAGGAAAAAGCGTTCACCCGGGTTATGCGAAAGGAAAAATGATTAATTCGATGTTGTTGGCTTCCAAATTCATATCCAAATTACCAAAAAAAGAAGTGCCGGAAGAAACCAAAGGTTATGAAGGATTTTTTCACGTAACCGGAATTACAGGAAGCATTGAAGAAAGCACGGTTTTGTTAATTATTCGCGACCATGACAAAAAATTATTCAAAAAAAGAAAAGAGTTTTTGCATGATTTAACGGCTAAATTCAATAAAAAATTTAAAAAACAATTTGGTGATGATATCGCCATTATCGAAATCAAAGACCAATATTATAATATGAAAGAAAAGGTAGAACCGGTTTTTCATATTGTAAAAATTGCCGAAAAAGCAATGAAAAAGTTAGACATCAAACCGCTTATCAAACCTATTCGTGGCGGAACAGATGGTTGTCAACTATCCTATAAAGGTTTGCCTTGTCCGAATATTTTTGCGGGCGGACACAACTTTCACGGGAAATATGAATATGTTCCGGTGGAAAGTATGCAAAAAGCGGTGGAAGTAATTGTGAAAATTGCGGAATTAACTGCGGAGAAGAAATAA
- the nusB gene encoding transcription antitermination factor NusB, with product MHQSGSDQLEKEEKFLFASIESIQDLYLIVVSALVEIRKKEEDFLEKASKKHLATEKDLKPNRKFITNRVLLALEENNSLSIALEKRKINNWSQNDDLILILLEDIKKSSLYQNYLSDKTDSFENDKKFLADMFTELVASNEKLYDYLEDYKLTWVDDIPLVNTMILKQLKHIDEGVEKSFAVLPLYKDAEDKDFARDLFRKTVLNENELAKEYIDRTPNWDPDRISEVDTIMLKMAICEFLRFPSIPVKVTINEYLEIAKEYATPKSSIFINGVLDNLVKDFQKADKLKKTGRGLM from the coding sequence ATGCATCAGAGCGGTTCTGATCAATTGGAAAAAGAAGAAAAATTCTTATTCGCAAGTATCGAAAGTATTCAGGATTTATATTTGATTGTGGTTTCTGCCTTAGTTGAAATCAGAAAAAAAGAAGAAGATTTTTTGGAGAAAGCTTCCAAGAAACATTTAGCCACTGAAAAGGACTTAAAGCCAAACAGAAAATTTATTACAAATCGTGTCTTACTTGCTTTGGAAGAGAATAATTCGCTTTCCATCGCTTTAGAAAAACGAAAAATCAACAATTGGAGTCAAAATGATGACCTTATTTTGATTCTATTGGAAGACATCAAAAAGAGTTCGCTTTATCAAAATTATTTGTCAGACAAGACAGATTCGTTTGAAAACGATAAAAAATTCTTGGCAGATATGTTCACTGAGTTAGTTGCATCTAACGAAAAATTGTATGATTATTTAGAAGATTATAAACTCACTTGGGTGGATGATATTCCGTTGGTAAACACAATGATTCTTAAGCAATTGAAACATATTGACGAGGGTGTTGAAAAATCGTTTGCTGTTTTACCATTATATAAAGATGCCGAAGACAAAGATTTTGCTCGCGATTTATTCAGAAAAACAGTTTTAAACGAAAATGAATTAGCTAAAGAATATATCGATAGAACGCCAAATTGGGATCCGGATCGTATTTCTGAAGTTGATACTATCATGTTGAAAATGGCTATTTGTGAGTTTTTGCGATTTCCATCTATTCCCGTTAAAGTAACTATAAACGAGTATTTGGAGATAGCGAAAGAATATGCCACACCAAAAAGCAGTATTTTTATAAACGGAGTTTTAGACAACTTAGTCAAAGATTTCCAAAAAGCAGATAAATTAAAGAAAACCGGAAGAGGTTTAATGTAA